Sequence from the Candidatus Accumulibacter similis genome:
CCCTCCGAACGACTGCCGTCATCGCTGACGATGATGATCCACTGGCGGCCACCGATCAGCGCCGCGCCAACCCCCTCGGCGTGCTCGAAGCCCGGCAGACCGCGAACGCTCACCCGCCGCGGAGGATCCTCCTGCCCACCACGCCAGAACCACAGGGCAAACTGCGTTCGCCCGCGGCCGACCGGACCGGCGACGATGAGATAGCCATCGAGCAACGGCACGTGCGACACGGCCCGGATGCCATGTCCATGCAGGTCGAGGCTGAGGAGTTCGCTGGCAATCACTGGCGCCCGCCCGTCGTCGAACATGGCATCGGGATTGTCGATGCAGGCGATGATTGCCCGCCCGTCGAGCAGCGGACTGCGGAAACCCAGCATCAATGCACGCCGGTCCGCCCGCATCGCCAACCCTTCGACGTTCAGGCCACTGCTCTTCTTCACTTGCCGGAGGTCGGCAGCCTTTGCCAGCAGGGGATGGGTGGCGGCCAGCGCCCGCTTCAGATCGACTACCATTCGCGCTTCGACCATTTCGCCACCGGCAACGCGAAAGCGCAGCAGTTTTTCCCGCACCGGCCTCTCGTCGCCGGCGTTGTTGCGCGAGTGCGAGGTGACCGCGTAGACGCAGCCGGAGTGATCGCCGGTGACCGCCTCCAGGTCATCGAGCCGCCAGCGATCCGTATCATCGCGGTGTGCGGCCGGCAGCCGCAGTGGCGTGCAGTCGATCGGGCCACTGGCGTCGAAGCGCAGCAGGCTCAGTGGACATTGTTCCTCGTCCTCGACAACGATGAAGCGGCCGTCGGCCAGCTGGAAGATTCCCGACGGCTCGTAACAGCCGGTCAATTCCCGGAAGCACGGACGATCGTCAGCACTCATCGGCGAGACCTCGATGGGCAGCGGCTGCCGGCCTCGAGACGCCGCGCCGCCGGCGGCGTCGCT
This genomic interval carries:
- a CDS encoding DUF3616 domain-containing protein, whose translation is MSADDRPCFRELTGCYEPSGIFQLADGRFIVVEDEEQCPLSLLRFDASGPIDCTPLRLPAAHRDDTDRWRLDDLEAVTGDHSGCVYAVTSHSRNNAGDERPVREKLLRFRVAGGEMVEARMVVDLKRALAATHPLLAKAADLRQVKKSSGLNVEGLAMRADRRALMLGFRSPLLDGRAIIACIDNPDAMFDDGRAPVIASELLSLDLHGHGIRAVSHVPLLDGYLIVAGPVGRGRTQFALWFWRGGQEDPPRRVSVRGLPGFEHAEGVGAALIGGRQWIIIVSDDGSRSEGRFASYLLLDPRQLQIECR